One genomic segment of Methanothermococcus okinawensis IH1 includes these proteins:
- a CDS encoding beta-class carbonic anhydrase, with translation MSDNAKPRKKLAIVSCMDTRLVNFLSERLGIGPGDAKVIKNAGNIITDDTLRSLVVAIYLLDVNKIMIVGHTDCGMKSVDIEDIKNKMIERGANPYFTPNLEQWIGKIDSEEDNVIKGTDLIKNHPAIPKDIEVKGYILDIVTGNLKQLC, from the coding sequence TTGAGCGATAATGCCAAGCCTAGGAAAAAACTTGCAATTGTTAGCTGCATGGATACCAGATTGGTTAATTTCCTATCTGAAAGACTTGGAATAGGTCCCGGAGATGCCAAAGTGATTAAAAATGCTGGAAATATAATAACCGATGATACGCTGAGGTCACTTGTAGTTGCAATATATTTACTTGATGTAAATAAAATCATGATTGTAGGACATACAGACTGTGGAATGAAATCAGTGGATATTGAGGATATTAAAAATAAAATGATTGAGAGAGGGGCAAATCCATATTTTACTCCAAATTTAGAACAGTGGATAGGTAAAATTGATTCTGAGGAGGACAATGTTATTAAGGGAACAGATTTAATAAAAAACCATCCTGCAATTCCAAAAGATATCGAGGTTAAAGGATACATATTAGATATTGTTACTGGAAATCTAAAACAGTTATGCTAA